A window of Chaetodon trifascialis isolate fChaTrf1 chromosome 3, fChaTrf1.hap1, whole genome shotgun sequence genomic DNA:
CGAATCTCCAAATTAAACACCTGTTTGTTTAAGTCTgggagggaaagaagaggatttgaaaagaaagaaagatatttGGCATGTTTAagttctgctcctctgcagaaTCCCAATTCTCTGCTTGCACatataaactgtaaaaacacacctgGTGCTTTCTGAACGTGTGGACCAGAGTGCCATTGATGTAGTTAATGGAGATGCAGAGGGCTGTGACGATCACGTTCTTGGTCACAGCTGTGGTGAAGGTGTCCCGCTGACTCCCAGCTGTAGTTGAGGTTCCATTCACAGATGAAAAATTCATGCCGAAATGGCGAAATCCTGCCTGAAATAAGCATAGATTGTTCTCTAGATTATGGTGTGCCCTCCAAAGTCTCAAGGTTAAAAAGATTTTCACTGTAAAAGATTCAAGAATAAGAAGAGGAAATAAATAGTTAATGATAATATTTGTAATATTTCTTTCTCGACTGTGTTCTGGCTACATCCCAAACTGTTCAGCTTTTTCTGAGACTCTGTAAGCTTGTTCAGAGCAGACGATGCAGCTGGGCCCACTGTTGGCTTTGTCTGAGGGAACAATGGAGCATAACCACGACCGCTTTAGGAAGCCGACTGTCCTGCATATTACAACttcaattacaatttgtcatttggcagacgctttcaTCCAAAGCAACATTAATAcgagattttcatacatcacaaggAAAGTTCTAGacgggagagaacaacaagagtaagtgCCCTAACGCAACTTTgtggtccaactggacataggtCCTACGAGACAGTGCTACGAGAAAATGCATGGCAGTAACAACAAAGTCTGCTAACAGCCTAGCTCCTAGTGTGAGTCAGAAAtaaggacagaaaacatttaCTGATCAATTGCCAACTCCTATCATCCACAACCAAGCTTGCTATTCCAGAATACCACAGAAAGTACACTTCATTACACTCACTCCGTTTGTTTCTACAGTGACAGAAGCAGCAGTTCAGGATTACCCGTTGACAATGAACGAACAATACGTGATACATAATACAAATTACATATATTAAGCGGATGTACCAGATCATGATATGCACAAGAACACAGCACTTTGCAGCCCATACAGTATCAACAGTCCGATGCAGTAGAAGCAGCAGTCAGCATGAATAGACAGTACCTGCCCAGCAGAACGTCACATTACACCagtctgctgtggctgctgatgCAGGGAGTTTATGTATTTTCTGATCGAAGACATTTGGGGTAATGTtgagtcgtgtgtgtgtgtgtgtgtgtgtgtgtgtgtgtgtgtgtgtgtgtgtgtgtgtgtgtgtgtgtgtgtgtgtgtgtgtgtgtgtgtgtgtgtgtgtgtgtgtgtgtgtgtgtgtgtgtgtgtgtgtgtgtgtgtgtgtgtgtgtgtgtgtgtgtgtgtttaggtcatacactcatttgctttcttgagGATTAATatcagttgttgttgttgagtggATGTGTCTGGCCTGGTTTCAGGATAAAGACCAGAAACAATACAGAACATCTTCTGACTGTCTTAAAGGGGGAAATATGCcaatcagcacctctaaatttGACTGATGAAGGTGTTGGCTCTTGGCTGTTGTTTGatctgtgcacaaacacaaagtgttAGTAGGCCATTGTCTTCACTTTGcacagagccatgctagctgttttccTCTATTTgaagtcttcatgctaagctggGTGAACTTCAACCAGACtacatttccaaaaatgttgagcTGTTCCTTCTGTGCTGTAACTGCGAATGGACACTGAGAGTCTTAAATCTCCATGAATCTTTCTGTTGCAGGCAcgcggtggcagcagcgtccTTTTGACCAGCGCCGTGTAACCTGGTAAATGTAAGTCCATtcttcactcttcttcttctgttaactgtgtgtgctgtgtggtgctgagcaggtgggtTTATCAGGGATACACACAGTCATCAGACAGATTGTCCACGTAGAAAGTTTGATGGCTGCAGCTTTTCGTTGTTGCTCGTTTGTGATTGATCCAACAAGTCCTGCAAattaaacagcagaaaatgttgtttaagtGCTGCTTTGTTAAGGTGAGGGGACCTTTATGGTTACACCACCTGGATACGGTTAAGGAATGATTGTGGTCGTGGTTGATGGACCGTGCTGTTGACGGTCTgtaggaaacaggaaatggtgTTAAAGTCCAAAACTTTGTCGAGCCAGGTGTTCACCTCGACCCCCTCCCATTGTGGAGTCTGTGGCTCCATCAgaacgtcacctgacttcctcctttgctcctttGGGTAATAGTTACAGTGGCTGTGAGGTCCTGGTCACTTGAACGGGACAACTGGTTCTCTTGTTTGTCGTGGGAGGTCATTCTTGACTGGTCAGAAACAAAATACCAGTAAGCTTCTGTGCAGtcaatgctgctgtttggttttggtgtttgtATGAATCAGCTGGACCTCCATCTGCCTCAGTTCCTCAACACAAAGCATGCAGGGGTTAATGTTTCACAGCAGTTAGGTAAGGGCAGATTGAAGGAGGGATCAATTACACATGAGTGAACATGAATGTTAGATTCCCCAGTTCCACAAaaccttgtgtttgtgtatattcTGTGTAGACTAAgacttagactgcttctttaatgatcccaatttgggaaactattttgttgcagtagcaattaaacatacagacagaacacagaatGTGTACaagaattgtttaaaaaagtaGCAAAgtcacaacaaacaaacaggaataataataaaaacataactaagtaaaactaaatagatttatataaaatgtattataatgtataatacatattatataacattctaataatataataaaaaatacaatataactgaGTATATAAaaaagtatttacagcaaaaattgtgcagtttcagatgataaataaaatgtaaaccgtagactgtatgtgtatatatcATAAGAGATCACGGTGATTAATGATGACTGAAGTAAAAAAGAAGGCTGATGCTGTGTGGAAGAAGTAAGGACTTAAATTGATGACTTTGGTGAAAGGAAACATAGCATATATGTGAGTGAATGTTAtcaggtctgtgtgtcagtgtgaaccAAACGCATCAGGAGACGATATGTTTTTAAGATCAGATGGAGAATGAACTGCAGGGAAAATTAAgtgtatttctgcttttttacagctgctgctgcttgtgatTGGTACCTCTCCCATTGTTGGTGTTCTGTTCAAGTTGAGCACAGTTTGAATGGAGTCTTGTTATTCTCAGCTCCCttttaatgattattattattttattttatggagGCCAGTTTTGGGTAGGTTTTCCATGGCACTGTTTTCATTTCGTCAATGTTACTGAAATGATTCTTCTGTTGCAGTTTGAATGACCAGTAGCAGCTGATTCACTTTATttgattaaagaaaataaacatgaaggTTATACAAGCGAActacacatacagacaaaatgACTGCAGCAGTCACTGTCTTCACCTCTTTGCTAGTGTTTAacattttttctcctttaatATGAAACTGTGAGCACGGCATGAGCAGCTCAAAAACAGGCCTTATAATGGCCTCTTCAGAGTTTTTTGTGGATGAATTTTAACTTGTACAGAACAGATCCTGTATCTTTTCAGGTACTGCCTGAACGTCTTGTCTCGTAGCCCATAAATAACCGGACTGATGAGTCGAGGCAGAACATGAACAAGTATTGCGACAGTGTAGCGAATGTCCAGCACCCCTTTTGGGAACAAGTACGTCAGACCTTCTATCATAGCAAAAAAAACGTAGGTGAGCATACACAACAGTAGCTGGAAGCCATGGAGGAGGATAGTGTTCCTTGCTTTCCTGGCGTCTGCAGCAGCCGCCTTTGCAGTGAAAAGGATCTGCAAGTATGTGTAGAAGAGAGTGAGCCAAACAATGACCATAAACACTATGTTGGCTACAtctctctttgttttgaaatagggctgtctgaaaacattttccctcAGACAAAAAACTCTGGAATGAAAAAATTCCAGGGATTCTGTTGCCAATGCGACAAATAATTCAGGAAGGACTGAAAGTGTATTTATCGCCCATATCAAGCCGATCGTAATGTACGTTTTCTTGATTGAACAGATCTGCGCGTGGCGCAGAGGGAAGCATATGGCGATGTAACACTCTACTGCCATCACAGCTAGTGTTAGAGGATTGTTTTGACTTGCAAATATAGCAGTCATTAGCACAACTATACATAAAGAGACATAAAGAGACAACAAGATGTAACTCAGGACCTGAAGAAGCGTGAACATGGTCAACAGGATAATATCATTGATAACCAGATGGATGTACAGGATGTATCGAGGGTTCATATTGAAAACCTGCAGGGAAGGACAGAACTGATtaggaaatgagaggagaggaatagAAAAGGTGCCACTGATAATATGAGAATATACCACATATGTTGAAATGATTTTACACTTATTTATACATGCAAAATGGATTTCTAGAATGAGATTTAGACCTGATGTCTGCTGAACGTGTATACCAGAATACTGTTGACATAGTTGATGGCGATGCAGAGAACCACAGTCATCACATTCTTGATTATAGCTCTGTTTAAGTTGTCCCGAACAACATCTGTTGTGACATTGCTGCCAGTGTTTGAAGAACTCATAAGTCCACTGATGGCGTCCTTCACACCTGTTTGACCGGAGACAACTGCTGCTTACATTACTAGATTAGAGAATGAAATAGAATATGACCAATCAGCAGGTAAGGAAAAATGTCTCATCGATATGAAACGAAAAGTATGAAAatcacaggtgtaaataataaaataaatgatggcTGAAGTCTgtttagctgcttcagtgtcagggtcctggtattttccatgctggctcactgtcatgacttagtaggacacttgaatagaacaaagccatcattaatgttattcgTAACACCTGTACATTACCTACGAGCTCAAGGAAAAGTGAAAAGGTCTGCTGTGAAGAAGGCACATGCCATCAGACCTTTTGACAGATGTACAAATGGGTTTATCAAGTTGTGGATTTTGGCTCATTTTAGCAGGAAAGCACACATGTGCTAAATAACAACATCTGTTGCGTTGAGTGTCACAGTAAGTCATCTCAGTGAACCAGTTATCAATTACACCTgcccttttcctgtttttacaaATATCCAAGCTGTGAAAAAGCACTGTTCTTTGGAGATTTGCTGATTtcaaagttattaaaaaaaagtattatttattactataaaagtgaaaaagtgcAACTGGAATTCACATTTTGATACAATCAGAGGACTAAGGCTCAAACGATGTTAGTGAGAAACATAAAGCTTGTATTTCTAGAGTCCAAAACATCTGTCTAAAAATCTATTTTacataataagaaaataaaataaaaatgaccacAAGTCAATATATTGTGTCTTTATACACAGAATAATACAGGAAGAATATGTGCTCACCTCGGCAACAGTCAGTGTATTGCAGTGATACAGACAATAAGCCAGACGTCTTTGAAACTACTTAATATATAGTTAACTTTAAATGTCATGGGATCAAGAGGAGTCACagggtgtgcgtgcgtgtgtgcatgcacatgcacgtgtgtgtgtgtgtgtgtgtgtgtgtgtgtgtgtgtgtgtgtgtgtgtgtgtgtgtgtgtgtgtgtgtgtactgtaatgGGAATTGTTattcttcatcttctcttttactcATCATAAGCATTCACTGTCTTAAAACCAAATGAATAACCATATCATATGattaggtgtgtgcgtgtgccataatctgctgaccatgacaccACATGCAGTATGTTATTATGCACTGATTAAGTGAACCTTTTGTCCTGATTGTACAGCACATTATGATGTGCCTATTGTGTCGACATTGCTTTGATGATAGAACAAAGTCGTCTTGTCTACAAAGataatgtattgtatataaTTAACACCTTCTCCTGCTCCGAACTCTTTCTTGACATCTCACACTCGAGACAACAAGAAAGAGCCAGAGTCATTCGTTGGTGTAATTCTTCCTCATGTTTCCACAAACATCAGTCAGTTTAGAGTTTATGAGCTTTAAGCCAGCAAAATCAAGGTCTCTACTGCTCAAGAGGGGAAAAGTAGTGGACAAGTTCCACTTCTCACTGTCCGAAGCTGCCATCCCATCCATCACAGAGCAGCCAGTTAAGAGCCTTGTGAAGTACTTTGACTGCAGATTCTGCGTCCAtccagaaaacagcaaaaaactTGAGGACTGGCTGATTCGGGTTGACATATCAGGTCTGCCAAGAAGGTTCAAGGCCTGCATTTACCAGCATTCCATCTTGCCCCGGATTATGTGGCCTGCTGGTGTACACAGTACCCATAAAAACAGTCGAGGCCATGGAGCGAAACATCAGGAGCCTGCGTAGATGACTTGGTCTACCGCCCAGTCTGAGCAGCTCTGCCCTGTACGGTACCACTAACATCCTGCAGCTCCCATTCAGCGGCCTCGCCGAAGAGTTCATGCTGTCCAGAACACGGGAAGTCTTGCAGTACAGGGATTCCACAGATCCAAAGGTGGCATTGGCTGGCATACAGGAGCGAACAGGCAGAAAATGGAGGGCAGACAAAGCTCTGGAGTCAGGGCTGAGGCAGAAGGCACCGGTGGGGTCTATAGCCACAGGCCTGCAGGAATTGGCTACATCCCGGCAACCATGGTGAACAACCACGGGGAAATCGCAGATTAGTTGTGTATTGATTGTTGTATTGATTAGTTGTGTATTGATTGTTCACGGAGCTGAATTCATCATGTGATGGTGCTTTTATTGAGATGTGAGTGCAATCTATGGCTCCAATTATGTTTGGGAATCCGGCGATGGCGTGAAATCCTTGTTTAATTTCGGCTTCTTGGTGAGGTCTGTATGGGAACTGGATGTAAGTTGGGGCCAGAGAAATTATTGCATTCAACACTGCCGGCATAATTCTGCTCAGCGTTGGCTGCAAAATGCCACATATGTCTCCAATCTCCCGCTGAAAAGTTTCAGTGGCCAAAAATCCCCAGGTAGACAGGAGCTGTATGTGCACCAGGATGGCTTTGGTGCGTTTTGTCTCACGCTCCAACATCGGTTGCAAATCACAGCATAGATCCATAAGAACATTTTTTTGGGAAGCGGTACCTGCTGAATAGATCAGCACGCTCTTTGAAAACGCGTTCCCTTCAGAGTGCACGGCTTTGCAAATCTCTGATAGTGCAAGATAGGCCATGGCAAGTGCATTTCAAGTTTTCTTTTGAGGTTGTCCTATCACAACCTGTTACACTAATTATTCATTGTCTACTAATTactaattaaaatattttattgattagATGAAACAGGGAACAGGTGTGATTGTTTGAGATTGCTGAACACTGTGACTCTTAGTGCGTTCTATTTGtagtttcattgtttcatcGTTTTCTAGGCACAAGTACAAGTTGATAAATCCCATACTTTGCGTGGGAATGTTCGTATGCACACATTGTGCACACTTCTGTGCGTACGCACGGTTGgtaaatgaggcccctggtgTTTTCTGAAGGAGTCAATCAGGGTACCATTGATATAGTTGATTATAAGGCCAAGAGCCAGAACAGCCACATTTTTGGCCATAGATGTGGTGTAAGAGTCTCGATAACTCAGAGCACTCGACACATTGTGGCCGTAAGATGAGGAATTCATTGAGCTGATTGGAGGATCCTGCAGGCGTCAGTtataagattaagattaagatttcctttattcgtcacaacTTATATACAGAGTTAGGAggaaactgcacatgccatgcatttgtgaaattctttctgcacttttgacccatccacggtcagtccttcctccacggcagatcaggagtggtgggctgccagtcgaccggcgcccggcgaccagttcctttgtcgtcaccattggtcaggtggtgatcttcttgcatgtttttagtgggggtattttatggaggtgAGCAtggggaaaacatgcaaactccacacagaaaggcccctttttcctcgagcaggaaccgaaggcatggtggaggacacgccctaTCAccgttccactgtgccacctatAGAGgaacattgaaaaatatttcagcGTTAGTTTAGATTTGTACTGCAAATTGAAGCTTTTTTGCAGGAAGTGCAACCCTCAATGCATCCATCCAAAAACACAACGGTTATATTGCCATGCTTTAATACCAGGAGTCCCTTTAAGTTTAAGGTTTAGTGTCTTATTTTGAATCATGGTTTTTAAAATTATAGAAATGGCAGCATGTttaggtttttttcttttcagtcttcCACTTCATAAAACATATGTGGTTTCCATCTTGTTGTTGAATTGGATTAGAGATCAACTAGAGTTTAAAAGGACTGCAACACTGTGAACACCATCTTAATAAAATATAAGTCGTGTGTGTTGTAGCTGTGTTTTACATAGTGATtattactagtgctgtcaaaaatatgcCGTTATTGAcgcattaacgcaaatcaattttaacagcgtcattttttttaatagcaagattaacgctctttgtgacctagtgaacttgaagttttttataagctgtggccactgctaataacgtaagaaaaactaaagatccggttgtaaaccggaaacaatacaataggcacgccccacgctcgtgtttggtcttgcctgctcgctagctgtaaaaagtaggctaccagtttgcgtggatgtcaagcgcgaaatgccgaaatggatgcgaacaagattctgaatggaaagtttagtttcaaaaagttgccagatgggtcgactgacaagaccaaagttatctgtgtttattgtcggtgtgaactgagttatcaccgtagcacatccagtctgaaataccacttgatggccaaacacatggcgaatgcgaattctccgccgcctccttgtcaaaaccaggcgacaatggacggctttccacagaggcagatggatgctattatgttcaaaggaaacttaagaaaggaaagtttaagccagggtttaactgcactgtagCCTGAGTCCTACTTTACAATGATGTAATgatgttttgatcccttagaaaaggttgttgaaagtaattttttttttttctgtttattgacaATATTAAAATGTGAGAGATTTGATtgattcaaatgtgaatgactgctcaaagtgagaatgttagagtgaaatataacactacactttgttttcaataaaaaacatttgcacaaagcaagccgatccacttttccatgttgataacagtattaaaatgctaattaatgggacatttcgaatagataaaaatgtgcaattaatttgcgattaatcgcgagttaactacaACATTCATGCGATTAATTccgattaaatattttaatcaattgacagcactaattattgCATATTGTTTTAATTTCCACAGGTGATAATAAGAGATCTGGATGATTAATCTCTCCAACCAAATATGTGTCAAACAACAGCAGACAATGTTTTAATTAAGAAACATTTAATATCCACTTTTTAATGTGATTGGGGCTcaaactaacaattatttttcattaacatCATGTAAATTTTTAGTGATAtataaaaaagcagcaaagcctcCCAACTCATCAGTGAAAACTGGACTTATTTGCTACACtttcatgaataaaaaacaaggaATTATTTTAATCTATTCTATTGTATTATTCCAAACTTGTtgatatctttgtgttttgcacGTTGGAGTAACCAACACTGAATGAACACTAAACCTAACGACTTGAATCTGAGTGTGATGTGCTGCTTCGAATATGCAGATATATGAGTTTGGAATTCCACAAAGgtgtcacagctgtgtgtttgaacttTACACTGTCTGCATGAAGCTGAGTGAAGCCAGGGGTTGTGCAaagctttcctttttgtttccttttattgGAATGGCTTTTAAGTCAAGTTTTTGAATGGTTGCTTACAGTATGGTGTACACAACAGATACCTTTTCAGGTACTTCCTGAAAGTATTGTCTCGTAAGCCATAGATGATTGGACTAATGGATCGTGGCAGAATCTGTACAATAATATAGGAAGCAAAGAGTGAGTCTGTATAGTTCTCAGGGAACCATTGCTTTAGAACATTTAATAACTGGGGGGCTGCATATGTTGCCATgcacaacagcagctgaaatccaTGGAGGAGGATTGTGTTTCTGGCTTTTTTAGCATCTTTGCTAGCTGTTTTTGCAGTGAGGAGGAtcttaaagtaaatgtaaaagAGAGTGATCCAAACTATAaccagaaacactgaatatgtGATATCTCTCTTCTTGATGATGAGGGGATTTGGGAAGACAGTTTCCCTGAGGCAGAACACTTGAGAATGAAAGTCCAGAGGCTGTGTGGCCAAAGTGATGAAGAgatcagaaagagcagaagACATGCTTGTTGTTGTGATGATAAACAGGATGAGGGTCAAGGTCACTTGGATCATGTCATTGACCACCAAGTGAATGAAAAGTATATACCGAGGATTGATGTAGAAGATCTGAAGGGTGGGAAGAAAAGCACAAAGGATATGAGAAAAGGTTTTAGGTCAGAGCTTTAAACATGAAACAGGGATATCATATGCTCAAAAATAACTGCAAACGGGGGGTTTCGACCACCCAGCATTTGCCAGTTGCTGATCAGTCAAACTTAGCTCACTGCCAAATACAACCCCAGTTCAAAAAagtctgtgtaaaatgtaaatcaaaCAGAAGGTGATGCTAATCCTTctttatgtttaatgtttgacctcatcagctccattgatttttgtaaataacatggttcactggtaacagtGAACCTTATTCTCCAACTCCGTCCTTTTCACTCATGGACCCACCGTCAGAGCGCCCAGCTCCCAGGTTGGTCATTacctggagctgacagcagtgcAAAGGCTGGACTGCCTCAGTTTGGTGCTGacccaatcacaagagatgtgaAGTTAATTAATGACAAGCTGTCCTTAAGTTGAGGTATTGGACCCCTCAGGGAAAAGGTTGAGATCCACTGATTTAATGTATCCTCCAAATTATAACCTGGCTCTTGTAATGGAG
This region includes:
- the LOC139351639 gene encoding odorant receptor 131-2-like, coding for MTVVLCIAINYVNSILVYTFSRHQVFNMNPRYILYIHLVINDIILLTMFTLLQVLSYILLSLYVSLCIVVLMTAIFASQNNPLTLAVMAVECYIAICFPLRHAQICSIKKTYITIGLIWAINTLSVLPELFVALATESLEFFHSRVFCLRENVFRQPYFKTKRDVANIVFMVIVWLTLFYTYLQILFTAKAAAADARKARNTILLHGFQLLLCMLTYVFFAMIEGLTYLFPKGVLDIRYTVAILVHVLPRLISPVIYGLRDKTFRQYLKRYRICSVQVKIHPQKTLKRPL
- the LOC139351650 gene encoding odorant receptor 131-2-like, yielding MAAAARRKILLAAHKINSQTKKRSNWLIPEESRGTKRRPSHTTTSQQIFYINPRYILFIHLVVNDMIQVTLTLILFIITTTSMSSALSDLFITLATQPLDFHSQVFCLRETVFPNPLIIKKRDITYSVFLVIVWITLFYIYFKILLTAKTASKDAKKARNTILLHGFQLLLCMATYAAPQLLNVLKQWFPENYTDSLFASYIIVQILPRSISPIIYGLRDNTFRKYLKRYLLCTPYCKQPFKNLT